Within the Staphylococcus warneri genome, the region TACTTTGAAACCTTCAAATGCTTTATTAGTGAATACTTCTGATAATTGTGCAGCTCTGTCTGGACGGAAGTTATAGAAAATAACTGCATCTCCGTCATTAACGCCATCATTTTGTCCTTCAACGATAAATGGTTCAACAAACTCATCTGTTAAATCTTTATCATAGTTCGCTTCTACACCTTCTTTAGCAGTAGCGAATGTAGGACCTTCAAAATTACGAATTGCGTTGTAAGCTTTTTCTTCACGATCCCAACGTTTATCACGGTCCATTGCATAATAACGTCCAGATACTGAAGCAAATTGGCCTACACCTAATTCTTTAAATTTAGCTTCTGTTTCTTCGATATATTTAATTGCAGATTTTTGATCAACGTCACGTCCATCTAAAAATGCATGTACATATACTTTTTCAACACCTTGCTTTTTAGCTAATTCTAAAATAGCAAATAAGTGTTTATAATGACTGTGAACACCGCCATCTGATAGTAAACCGAATACATGTAATGCAGAATTGTTGTCTTTCACATGTTTTACTGCGTTATTTAACACATCATTTTCGAAGAAGTCTCCGTCTTCGATTGATTTGTTAATACGAGTTAAACTTTGATAAACAATACGTCCAGCACCAATATTCATGTGTCCTACTTCAGAGTTACCCATTTGGCCTTCAGGAAGACCAACATCTAATCCACTTGCCTCTATTTGAGTAGTTGGATATTTATTGTAGTAACGATCAAAATTAGGTTTGTTTGCTAATTTTACAGCGTTACCGTGTTCACTTTCACGATTTGCAAAACCATCTAAAATGATTAAGGCAGTTGGTTGTTTTGCCATAATTATTTTGCACCTTCTAACAATTGTTCAAAATCTTCTACTTTTAATGAAGCGCCGCCTACTAATGCGCCGTCGATATCTGATTGAGCCATATATTCTTTGATGTTGTTAGGTTTAACACTACCACCATATTGAATACGAGTTGCATCAGCTACATCTTGGCTTGATAAGTCTGCAATTGTTTTACGAACATGTGCACACATTTCATTAGCATCTTCAGATGTAGATGATTTACCAGTACCGATAGCCCAAATTGGTTCATATGCAATCACAACTTGTTTAAGTTGGTCATTTGATAAACCTTCAACAGCTTTCTTAACTTGGTTACCTACAACTTCATTAGCTTTACCACTTTCACGTTCTTCATCTGATTCACCAACACA harbors:
- the gpmI gene encoding 2,3-bisphosphoglycerate-independent phosphoglycerate mutase; the protein is MAKQPTALIILDGFANRESEHGNAVKLANKPNFDRYYNKYPTTQIEASGLDVGLPEGQMGNSEVGHMNIGAGRIVYQSLTRINKSIEDGDFFENDVLNNAVKHVKDNNSALHVFGLLSDGGVHSHYKHLFAILELAKKQGVEKVYVHAFLDGRDVDQKSAIKYIEETEAKFKELGVGQFASVSGRYYAMDRDKRWDREEKAYNAIRNFEGPTFATAKEGVEANYDKDLTDEFVEPFIVEGQNDGVNDGDAVIFYNFRPDRAAQLSEVFTNKAFEGFKVERVNDLFYATFTKYNDDVDAEVVFEKVDLKNTIGEVAQDNNLTQLRIAETEKFPHVTYFMSGGRNAEFEGERRRLIDSPKVATYDLKPEMSAYEVKDALLEELDKGDLDLILLNFANPDMVGHSGMLEPTIKAIEAVDECLGEVVDKIIDMGGHAIITADHGNSDQVLTDDDQPMTTHTTNPVPVIVTKEGVTLRETGRLGDLAPTLLDLLNVQQPEDMTGESLINH
- the tpiA gene encoding triose-phosphate isomerase translates to MRTPIIAGNWKMNKTVQEAKDFVNELSTLPDPKEVESVICAPTIQLDALITAVKDGKAKGLQIGAQNAYFEDNGAFTGETSPVALADLGVKYVVIGHSERRDLFHETDEEVNKKAHAIFNHGMTPIICVGESDEERESGKANEVVGNQVKKAVEGLSNDQLKQVVIAYEPIWAIGTGKSSTSEDANEMCAHVRKTIADLSSQDVADATRIQYGGSVKPNNIKEYMAQSDIDGALVGGASLKVEDFEQLLEGAK